The following proteins are encoded in a genomic region of Scylla paramamosain isolate STU-SP2022 chromosome 40, ASM3559412v1, whole genome shotgun sequence:
- the LOC135092572 gene encoding uncharacterized protein LOC135092572 has protein sequence MGTHGYDYKLHPVAKALIGDFQRGGEVVGMLAEKRRVGHLLLAGSPILGTRMQTVRLQGEEVLQVLLVYASQVGRPEEEKEAFWGVLDNVITVADSEILLIASNLNGHIGDDRGRFKEVMGIYGFGMRNREGERILEFS, from the exons ATGGGGACACATGGGTATGACTATAAACTGCATCCAGTAGCAAAGGCTCTGATTGGGGACTTTCAGA GAGGTGGGGAAGTGGTGGGGATGTtggcagagaagaggagagtgggaCATTTGTTGCTTGCAGGAAGTCCAATACTAGGGACAAGGATGCAAACTGTTCGGctgcagggagaggaggtgcTACAAGTTCTGCTGG TATATGCATCACAAGTGGGTAGaccagaggaagaaaaggaagcctTCTGGGGTGTGTTGGATAATGTGATAACAGTGGCAGACTCAGAGATACTACTCATTGCCAGCAACCTAAATGGGCATATTGGAGATGACAGAGGAAGATTCAAAGAAGTCATGGGCATCTATGGATTTGGAATGAGAAAtcgggaaggagaaagaatactGGAATTTAGCTAA